In Comamonadaceae bacterium OS-1, a single window of DNA contains:
- the cysL gene encoding HTH-type transcriptional regulator CysL, whose amino-acid sequence MQPTERNFARRMDLTSLQLFVAVCELGSIGRAAEREFIAASAVSKRLSDLEATLETKLLVRHTRGVDLTPAGESLLHHARSMLYSLEKMQGELSEYAFGVRGHVRIHASISAVVQFLPEDLGAFCSKHPQVKIDLEEHLSSEVVRAVQEGAADLGICNLEGGVGALQTRPYRQDNLVLAVPSTHVLSARAAILFEESLDFDQVGLQANSSIYQAMHQAAAAQGRSIKLRIHVAGLDAMCRMIANGLGIGVMPQRAFDLMHTPQLCAVPLQDAWATRQIGLVARDFATLPVTARLLLEHLTAT is encoded by the coding sequence ATGCAACCCACCGAACGCAACTTCGCCCGCCGCATGGACCTCACCTCGCTCCAGCTCTTTGTAGCCGTGTGCGAGCTGGGCAGCATTGGCCGCGCGGCGGAGCGCGAGTTCATTGCGGCCAGCGCCGTCAGCAAGCGCCTGAGCGACCTGGAAGCCACCCTGGAAACAAAGCTGCTGGTGCGCCACACCCGCGGCGTGGACCTGACCCCGGCGGGCGAAAGCCTGCTGCACCACGCGCGCAGCATGCTCTACAGCCTGGAGAAGATGCAGGGCGAGCTCAGCGAATACGCGTTTGGCGTGCGCGGCCATGTGCGCATCCACGCCAGCATTTCCGCCGTGGTGCAGTTTCTGCCCGAAGACCTGGGTGCGTTCTGTAGCAAACACCCGCAGGTCAAGATCGACCTGGAAGAGCACCTCAGCTCCGAAGTCGTCCGCGCGGTACAAGAGGGTGCGGCCGACCTGGGCATTTGCAACCTTGAAGGTGGCGTGGGCGCACTGCAAACCCGGCCCTACCGGCAAGACAATTTGGTATTGGCTGTGCCGTCTACGCACGTCCTGTCGGCACGAGCTGCTATTCTTTTTGAAGAAAGCCTGGATTTCGACCAGGTCGGCCTGCAGGCCAACAGCTCGATCTACCAGGCCATGCACCAGGCCGCTGCCGCCCAAGGGCGCAGCATCAAGCTGCGCATCCACGTGGCCGGGCTGGATGCCATGTGCCGCATGATCGCCAACGGCCTGGGTATCGGCGTGATGCCGCAACGGGCGTTTGACCTGATGCACACCCCCCAGCTCTGCGCCGTACCGCTGCAAGACGCGTGGGCCACCCGCCAGATCGGGCTGGTGGCACGCGATTTCGCTACCCTGCCCGTCACCGCGCGCCTGCTTCTAGAACACCTCACTGCAACCTAA
- the sdhD gene encoding succinate dehydrogenase hydrophobic membrane anchor subunit: protein MSVNYGSKRVVVGAHYGLRDWLAQRVTAGIMALFTVVVLAQLLITKGPIGYDLWAGIFAAQWMKIVTFSVIIALLYHVWVGMRDIWMDYVTSMVWLRLLLQIFTMIWLVGCAGWAIQVLWRL, encoded by the coding sequence ATGTCGGTTAATTACGGATCCAAGCGCGTCGTCGTCGGCGCACATTACGGCTTGCGCGACTGGTTGGCGCAGCGCGTCACGGCAGGCATCATGGCCTTGTTCACGGTGGTTGTGCTGGCGCAGTTGCTGATCACCAAAGGCCCCATCGGCTACGACCTGTGGGCAGGCATCTTCGCCGCACAGTGGATGAAGATCGTGACCTTCTCGGTCATCATCGCCCTGCTCTACCACGTGTGGGTGGGCATGCGAGACATCTGGATGGACTACGTGACCTCCATGGTCTGGCTGCGTTTGCTGCTGCAAATTTTCACGATGATCTGGCTGGTCGGCTGCGCTGGCTGGGCGATCCAGGTGCTTTGGCGCCTCTAA
- the sdhC gene encoding succinate dehydrogenase cytochrome b556 subunit: MTEIASSARPKRPEFRNINALKDLPTYRMAPAAWVSILHRISGFIMFLLMPFIIWMFDTSVSSEISFAKFKYVFNQGAGFVPGFLFKLVALALIWAYLHHFIAGLRHLWMDTSHDAVTKEFGASSAKFTLALSIGLTIVLAAKLFGLY, translated from the coding sequence ATGACAGAGATTGCCTCTAGCGCCCGCCCCAAACGGCCCGAATTTCGCAACATCAACGCGTTAAAAGACCTGCCCACCTACCGCATGGCACCGGCAGCCTGGGTGTCCATCCTGCACCGCATCAGCGGCTTCATCATGTTTTTGCTGATGCCTTTCATCATCTGGATGTTCGACACCTCGGTGTCCAGCGAAATCTCGTTCGCCAAGTTCAAATACGTGTTCAACCAAGGCGCAGGTTTTGTGCCAGGCTTCTTGTTCAAGTTGGTCGCATTGGCACTGATTTGGGCTTATTTGCACCACTTTATTGCGGGCCTGCGCCACTTGTGGATGGACACCAGCCACGACGCGGTGACCAAGGAATTCGGCGCATCGTCTGCCAAGTTCACCCTGGCACTCAGCATCGGCCTGACCATCGTGCTGGCAGCCAAGCTGTTCGGCCTGTACTAA
- the leuD1_1 gene encoding 3-isopropylmalate dehydratase small subunit 1: MQKFTIHTGLVAPMDRENVDTDAIIPKQFLKSIRKTGFGPNLFDEWRYLDAGFPGQDPATRRPNPDFVLNQPRYAGASVLLARKNFGCGSSREHAPWALDQFGFRAIIAPSYADIFFNNSFKNGLLPIVLPEAQVAELFDACLAFPGYQLTVDLERQVVVKPQGEELAFEVQAFRKYCLLNGFDDIGLTLLHADKIKAFEAERLATKPWLAHTTLAGA, encoded by the coding sequence ATGCAAAAATTCACCATCCACACCGGCCTGGTGGCCCCGATGGACCGCGAAAACGTGGACACCGATGCCATCATCCCCAAGCAGTTCCTCAAGTCGATCCGCAAGACCGGCTTTGGCCCCAACCTGTTTGACGAATGGCGCTACCTGGACGCGGGCTTCCCCGGCCAGGACCCGGCCACGCGCCGCCCCAACCCCGACTTCGTGCTGAACCAGCCGCGTTATGCAGGTGCCTCGGTGCTGCTGGCGCGCAAGAACTTCGGCTGCGGCTCCTCGCGTGAGCACGCACCCTGGGCACTCGACCAGTTCGGCTTTCGCGCCATCATCGCGCCCAGCTACGCCGACATCTTCTTTAACAACAGCTTCAAAAACGGGCTGCTGCCGATTGTGTTGCCCGAAGCCCAGGTGGCCGAGTTGTTCGATGCCTGCCTGGCCTTCCCCGGCTACCAGCTCACGGTGGACCTGGAGCGCCAGGTGGTGGTGAAGCCGCAGGGCGAAGAGCTGGCGTTCGAGGTGCAGGCCTTCCGCAAATACTGCCTGCTCAACGGCTTTGACGACATTGGCCTGACCCTGCTGCATGCCGACAAGATCAAGGCCTTTGAAGCCGAGCGTCTGGCCACCAAGCCCTGGCTGGCGCACACCACGCTGGCAGGCGCTTAA
- the leuC_1 gene encoding 3-isopropylmalate dehydratase large subunit → MARTLYDKIWDEHVVHSEEDGTAILYIDRHLVHEVTSPQAFEGLRQAGRKVWRISSIVATADHNTPTTGWELGLDGITDLVSKEQITTLDANIKESGSAAYFPFMSKRQGIVHVIGPENGATLPGMTVVCGDSHTSTHGAFGALAHGIGTSEVEHVMATQTLLAKKAKNMLVRVEGLLPKGCGGKDIVLAIIGKIGTAGGTGYTIEFGGSAIRALSMEGRMTVCNMAIEAGARAGLVAVDEKTVHYVKGRLLAPKGAEFDAAAAYWRTLHSDPGAHFDAVVELDASQIIPQVTWGTSPEMVLGIDGRVPDPEKEKDSNKRLAIERALTYMNLQPGKALNDIFVDKVFIGSCTNSRIEDMREAAAVVKNLGQKVAKNIKLALVVPGSGLVKEQAEREGLDKIFIAAGFEWREPGCSMCLAMNADKLEPGERCASTSNRNFEGRQGAGGRTHLVSPAMAAAAAVHGHFVDIRQFS, encoded by the coding sequence ATGGCACGCACCCTGTACGACAAAATCTGGGACGAACACGTCGTCCATTCCGAAGAAGACGGCACCGCCATCCTCTACATCGACCGCCACCTGGTCCACGAGGTCACCAGCCCGCAGGCCTTTGAAGGCCTGCGCCAGGCAGGCCGCAAGGTCTGGCGCATCAGCTCCATCGTCGCCACCGCCGACCACAACACGCCCACTACCGGCTGGGAACTGGGCTTGGATGGCATCACCGACCTGGTGAGCAAAGAGCAAATCACCACGCTGGATGCCAACATCAAGGAATCCGGCTCGGCGGCGTACTTTCCGTTTATGTCCAAGCGCCAGGGCATCGTCCACGTCATCGGCCCGGAAAACGGTGCCACCCTGCCCGGCATGACCGTGGTTTGCGGCGACTCGCACACATCCACCCACGGCGCGTTCGGCGCGCTGGCGCACGGCATCGGGACCAGCGAGGTCGAGCACGTCATGGCCACGCAAACCCTGCTGGCCAAAAAAGCCAAGAACATGCTGGTGCGCGTGGAAGGCCTGCTGCCCAAGGGGTGCGGCGGCAAAGACATCGTGCTGGCCATCATCGGCAAGATCGGCACCGCGGGCGGCACCGGCTACACCATCGAATTTGGCGGCTCGGCCATCCGCGCCTTGAGCATGGAAGGCCGCATGACGGTCTGCAACATGGCGATTGAGGCCGGTGCCCGCGCAGGCCTGGTGGCGGTGGACGAAAAGACCGTGCACTACGTCAAGGGCCGCTTGCTGGCCCCCAAGGGTGCCGAGTTCGATGCCGCCGCCGCCTACTGGCGCACCCTGCACAGCGACCCCGGCGCGCATTTCGATGCCGTGGTCGAGCTGGATGCCAGCCAGATCATTCCGCAGGTCACCTGGGGCACCTCGCCCGAGATGGTGCTGGGCATCGATGGCCGCGTGCCCGATCCCGAAAAAGAAAAAGACAGCAACAAGCGCCTGGCCATCGAGCGCGCGCTGACCTACATGAATTTGCAGCCCGGCAAGGCGCTGAACGACATCTTCGTGGACAAGGTCTTCATCGGCTCCTGCACCAACAGCCGCATCGAAGACATGCGCGAAGCCGCCGCCGTGGTCAAGAACCTGGGCCAGAAAGTCGCCAAGAACATCAAGCTGGCGCTGGTGGTGCCTGGCTCCGGCCTGGTCAAGGAGCAGGCCGAGCGCGAAGGCCTGGACAAGATCTTCATCGCCGCAGGCTTTGAATGGCGCGAACCCGGCTGTTCCATGTGCCTGGCCATGAACGCCGACAAGCTGGAGCCCGGCGAGCGCTGCGCCTCCACCAGCAACCGCAACTTCGAAGGCCGCCAAGGTGCCGGTGGTCGCACCCACTTGGTCAGCCCGGCCATGGCGGCTGCGGCTGCGGTGCACGGCCACTTTGTCGATATCCGCCAATTTTCTTAA
- the sdhA gene encoding succinate dehydrogenase flavoprotein subunit: MTYTKAHISKRKFDVVIVGAGGSGMRAALELSKAGLNVASLSKVFPTRSHTVAAQGGVSASLGNMSEDNWHYHFYDTIKGSDWLGDQDAIEFMCREAPKVVYELEHFGMPFDRNPDGTIYQRPFGGHTANYGEKPVQRACAAADRTGHAMLHTLYQQNVKAKTNFFVEWMALDLIRDEAGDVVGVTALEMETGDLHILQAKTVLLATGGAGRIFDASTNAFINTGDGLGMAARAGIALQDMEFWQFHPTGVAGAGVLLTEGCRGEGAILLNSNGERFMERYAPTMKDLAPRDFVSRCMDQEIKEGRGCGPNKDYILLKLDHLGADTIHKRLPSVYEIGVNFANVDITKEPIPVVPTIHYQMGGVPTNIHGQVIEQKGEVNNAVINGLYAVGECACVSVHGANRLGTNSLLDLLVFGKAAGRHIVEFNQKNKEHKPLPANAADRTLERLNQLQASTEGSYCQEVAAEIRTAMQLHAGVFRTQVSMDEGVQKIADIRKRVASITLKDKSKIFNTARIEALEVDNLIEVAQATMVSAAARRECRGAHTVYDYEHPADHDQFPLGRNDKEWMKHTLWYSADNRLSYKPVNLKPLTVDSIPPKVRTF; this comes from the coding sequence ATGACCTACACCAAAGCCCACATTTCCAAGCGTAAATTTGATGTCGTGATCGTCGGAGCCGGTGGCTCGGGCATGCGCGCCGCACTCGAATTGTCCAAAGCCGGCCTGAACGTGGCCTCGCTGTCCAAAGTGTTCCCCACCCGCAGCCACACCGTGGCCGCCCAAGGTGGCGTGAGCGCTTCGCTGGGCAACATGAGCGAAGACAACTGGCACTACCACTTCTACGACACCATCAAGGGTTCCGACTGGCTCGGCGACCAGGACGCCATCGAGTTCATGTGCCGCGAAGCCCCCAAGGTGGTCTACGAGCTGGAACACTTCGGCATGCCGTTTGACCGCAATCCCGACGGCACCATCTACCAGCGCCCCTTCGGCGGCCACACCGCCAACTACGGCGAAAAGCCGGTGCAACGGGCCTGCGCCGCGGCCGACCGTACCGGCCACGCCATGCTGCACACGCTGTACCAGCAAAACGTCAAGGCCAAAACCAACTTCTTCGTGGAATGGATGGCGCTGGACCTGATCCGCGACGAGGCGGGCGATGTCGTCGGCGTGACCGCACTGGAAATGGAAACCGGCGACCTGCACATCCTGCAGGCCAAGACCGTGCTGCTCGCCACCGGTGGCGCAGGCCGTATTTTTGATGCATCCACCAACGCTTTCATCAATACCGGCGACGGCCTGGGCATGGCGGCGCGTGCCGGTATCGCCCTGCAAGACATGGAGTTCTGGCAGTTCCACCCCACTGGCGTGGCCGGTGCGGGCGTGCTGCTGACCGAAGGCTGCCGCGGCGAAGGCGCGATTTTGCTCAACAGCAATGGCGAGCGCTTTATGGAGCGCTATGCGCCCACCATGAAAGACCTGGCCCCGCGCGACTTCGTGTCGCGCTGCATGGACCAGGAAATCAAGGAAGGCCGTGGCTGCGGCCCGAACAAGGACTACATCCTGTTGAAGCTGGACCACCTGGGTGCCGACACCATCCACAAGCGCCTGCCTTCGGTGTACGAGATTGGCGTGAACTTCGCCAACGTCGACATCACCAAAGAGCCGATCCCCGTGGTGCCCACCATCCACTACCAGATGGGCGGCGTGCCCACCAACATCCACGGCCAGGTGATCGAGCAAAAGGGCGAGGTCAACAACGCGGTGATCAACGGCCTGTACGCCGTGGGCGAATGCGCCTGCGTCAGCGTGCACGGCGCAAACCGCCTGGGCACCAACTCGCTGCTGGATTTGCTGGTGTTTGGCAAGGCCGCAGGCCGCCACATCGTCGAGTTCAACCAGAAGAACAAGGAACACAAGCCCCTGCCTGCCAATGCCGCCGACCGTACGCTGGAGCGCCTGAACCAGCTCCAAGCCTCTACCGAGGGCAGCTACTGCCAGGAAGTGGCCGCCGAAATCCGCACCGCCATGCAGCTGCATGCAGGTGTGTTCCGCACCCAGGTCAGCATGGACGAAGGCGTGCAAAAGATCGCCGACATCCGCAAGCGCGTGGCCAGCATCACCCTGAAAGACAAGTCCAAGATCTTCAATACCGCCCGGATTGAAGCCCTGGAAGTGGACAACCTGATCGAAGTGGCCCAGGCCACCATGGTCTCGGCTGCGGCCCGCCGCGAATGCCGTGGTGCCCACACGGTGTACGACTACGAGCACCCTGCCGACCACGACCAGTTCCCGCTGGGCCGCAACGACAAGGAGTGGATGAAACACACCCTGTGGTACAGCGCCGACAACCGCCTGAGCTACAAACCCGTCAACCTCAAGCCCCTGACGGTAGACAGCATTCCACCCAAAGTGCGTACGTTCTAA
- the gltA gene encoding citrate synthase — MKLADNKATLSFSNGSPSVELPVYQGNVGPDVVDIRKLYAQTGMFTYDPGFLSTASCQSAITYIDGDKGELLYRGYPIEQLATGCDFMETCHLLLYGELPNPTQKADFTKLVTNHTMVNEQMQFFLRGFRRDAHPMAIMTGLVGALSAFYHDSTDITNPQHREIAAIRLIAKMPTLVAMAYKYTIGQPYMYPKNNLSYAGNFLHMMFATPCEEYVVSPVLERALDRIFILHADHEQNASTSTVRLCGSSGTNPFAAIAAGVACLWGPAHGGANEACLNMLTDIQKMGGVSKVGEFMEKVKDKNSGVKLMGFGHRVYKNYDPRAKLMQETCKEVLAELGLENDPLFKLAMALEKIALEDDYFVSRKLYPNVDFYSGIVQRAIGIPTPLFTAVFALARTSGWIAQLNEMIGDPEYKIGRPRQLFTGSVKRDVLPIATR; from the coding sequence ATGAAGTTAGCAGATAACAAAGCCACTCTGTCGTTTAGTAACGGCAGTCCGAGTGTCGAACTCCCGGTGTACCAGGGCAACGTGGGCCCGGATGTCGTGGACATTCGCAAGCTCTACGCCCAGACCGGCATGTTTACCTACGACCCGGGCTTTTTGTCCACCGCGTCGTGCCAGTCCGCCATCACCTACATCGACGGCGACAAGGGCGAACTGCTCTACCGCGGCTACCCCATCGAGCAACTGGCCACCGGCTGCGACTTCATGGAAACCTGCCACCTGCTGTTGTACGGCGAGCTGCCCAACCCCACGCAGAAAGCCGACTTCACCAAGCTCGTGACCAACCACACCATGGTCAACGAGCAGATGCAATTCTTCCTGCGCGGTTTCCGCCGTGATGCCCACCCCATGGCCATCATGACCGGGCTGGTCGGCGCGCTGTCGGCCTTCTACCACGACAGCACCGACATCACCAACCCGCAGCACCGCGAAATTGCCGCCATCCGCCTGATCGCCAAGATGCCGACCCTGGTGGCCATGGCCTACAAGTACACCATCGGCCAGCCGTACATGTACCCCAAGAACAACCTGAGCTACGCAGGCAACTTCTTGCACATGATGTTCGCCACGCCGTGCGAAGAGTATGTGGTCAGCCCGGTGCTGGAACGCGCCCTGGACCGCATCTTCATCCTGCATGCCGACCACGAGCAAAACGCCTCCACCTCCACCGTGCGCCTGTGCGGCTCGTCGGGCACCAACCCGTTTGCGGCCATCGCCGCCGGTGTAGCCTGCCTGTGGGGCCCTGCCCACGGCGGTGCCAACGAAGCCTGCCTGAACATGCTGACCGACATCCAGAAAATGGGCGGCGTGTCCAAGGTCGGCGAGTTCATGGAAAAGGTCAAGGACAAGAACTCCGGCGTGAAGCTGATGGGTTTTGGCCACCGCGTCTACAAAAACTACGACCCCCGCGCCAAGCTCATGCAAGAGACTTGCAAGGAAGTGCTGGCCGAGCTGGGCTTAGAGAACGACCCGCTGTTCAAGCTGGCCATGGCCCTGGAAAAGATTGCCCTGGAAGACGACTACTTCGTCTCGCGCAAGCTCTACCCCAACGTGGACTTCTACTCCGGCATCGTGCAGCGCGCCATCGGCATCCCCACCCCCCTGTTCACCGCCGTGTTCGCACTGGCCCGCACCTCCGGCTGGATTGCGCAGCTGAATGAAATGATTGGCGACCCCGAGTACAAGATCGGCCGCCCCCGCCAGCTGTTCACCGGCTCGGTGAAGCGCGACGTGCTGCCTATCGCGACCCGTTAA
- the asd gene encoding aspartate-semialdehyde dehydrogenase, whose protein sequence is MKVGNLVGLVGWRGMVGSVLMDRMQAEGDFALIEPMFFSTSNAGGPAPAQAKNETTLQDAYNIDALKRCDIILTAQGGDYTSEVFPKLRAAGWNGHWIDAASTLRMNDDAVIVLDPVNLPVIQNALSKGGKNWIGGNCTVSCMLMGVGALYKAGLVEWMTSMTYQAASGGGAQHMRELLTQFGTLNAEVRTLLDDPKSAILEIDRKVLAKQQNLSAAEIANFGAPLGGSLIPWIDKDLGDGSSKEEWKAGAETNKILGQGPSFGTAITPVDGFCVRVGAMRCHSQALTFKLKKNVPLADIEALIAQDNDWVRVVPNTREATVKDLTPVTVTGTMGIPVGRLRKLAMGPEYLGAFTIGDQLLWGAAEPLRRMLRILLGA, encoded by the coding sequence ATGAAAGTAGGAAATCTCGTAGGTTTGGTCGGCTGGCGCGGCATGGTCGGCTCGGTATTGATGGACCGCATGCAGGCCGAGGGCGACTTTGCTCTTATCGAGCCGATGTTCTTCTCCACCTCCAACGCCGGTGGCCCGGCTCCCGCGCAAGCCAAGAACGAAACCACGCTGCAAGACGCGTACAACATCGACGCGCTCAAGCGCTGCGACATCATCCTGACCGCCCAGGGCGGCGACTACACCAGCGAAGTTTTCCCCAAGCTACGCGCTGCCGGCTGGAATGGCCACTGGATCGACGCCGCCAGCACCCTGCGCATGAACGACGACGCCGTCATCGTGCTCGACCCGGTGAACTTGCCGGTCATCCAGAATGCGCTGAGCAAAGGCGGCAAAAACTGGATTGGCGGCAACTGCACGGTGAGCTGCATGCTGATGGGGGTGGGTGCGCTGTACAAGGCCGGCCTGGTCGAATGGATGACCAGCATGACTTACCAGGCCGCATCGGGTGGCGGTGCCCAGCACATGCGCGAGTTGCTCACGCAATTTGGCACGCTGAACGCCGAAGTCCGCACCTTGCTGGACGACCCCAAATCCGCCATCCTGGAAATCGACCGCAAGGTGCTGGCCAAGCAGCAAAACCTCAGCGCGGCAGAAATCGCCAACTTTGGCGCGCCCCTGGGCGGCTCGCTGATCCCCTGGATCGACAAAGACCTGGGCGACGGCTCCAGCAAGGAAGAATGGAAAGCCGGCGCCGAAACCAACAAGATTCTCGGCCAGGGCCCCAGTTTCGGCACCGCCATCACTCCGGTGGACGGCTTCTGCGTGCGCGTGGGTGCCATGCGCTGCCACAGCCAGGCGCTGACCTTCAAGCTGAAAAAGAACGTGCCCCTGGCCGACATCGAAGCTCTGATCGCCCAGGACAACGACTGGGTGCGCGTGGTGCCCAATACCCGCGAGGCCACAGTCAAAGACCTGACCCCCGTGACGGTGACCGGCACCATGGGCATCCCGGTGGGTCGCCTGCGCAAGCTGGCCATGGGCCCGGAATACCTGGGTGCGTTCACCATTGGTGACCAACTGCTGTGGGGTGCCGCCGAACCCTTGCGCCGCATGCTGCGCATCTTGCTGGGCGCATAA
- the leuB gene encoding 3-isopropylmalate dehydrogenase, protein MTSLKIAVLPGDGIGPEIMAEAIKVLDVLDLPFEMETALVGGAAYDAFGHPLPDATLKLAKESDAVLFGAVGDWKYDTLDRPLRPEQAILGLRKNLGLFANFRPAICYEQLVDASSLKPELVAGLDILIIRELTGDIYFGQPRGRRTAVDGHFPGSEEAFDTMRYSRPEIERIAHVAFQAARKRDKRVTSVDKANVLETFQFWKDVVTEVGKEYPDVALDHMYVDNAAMQLVKAPKKFDVLVTGNMFGDILSDAAAMLTGSIGMLPSASLNAQNQGLYEPSHGSAPDIAGKGIANPLATILSAAMMLRFSLQQADAADRIESAVQSVLAQGLRTVDIYSAGTTKVGTREMGDAVVAAITKTTKG, encoded by the coding sequence ATGACTTCTCTCAAAATTGCCGTCTTGCCCGGCGACGGTATCGGCCCGGAAATCATGGCCGAGGCCATCAAGGTACTGGACGTGCTGGACCTGCCGTTCGAGATGGAAACCGCCCTGGTCGGCGGTGCCGCCTACGACGCGTTTGGCCACCCATTGCCCGATGCCACCTTGAAGCTGGCCAAAGAGTCCGATGCCGTGCTGTTCGGTGCCGTGGGTGACTGGAAATACGACACCCTGGACCGCCCGCTGCGCCCCGAGCAAGCCATTCTGGGCCTGCGCAAGAACCTGGGCCTGTTCGCCAACTTCCGCCCCGCCATCTGCTACGAGCAGCTGGTCGACGCCTCCAGCCTCAAGCCCGAACTGGTGGCCGGACTGGACATCCTGATCATCCGTGAGCTCACTGGCGACATCTATTTCGGCCAGCCGCGCGGCCGCCGCACCGCGGTGGACGGGCATTTCCCGGGTTCTGAAGAAGCCTTCGACACCATGCGCTACAGCCGCCCGGAGATCGAGCGCATCGCCCATGTTGCCTTCCAGGCCGCCCGCAAACGGGATAAACGCGTTACCAGCGTGGACAAAGCCAACGTGCTGGAAACCTTCCAGTTCTGGAAAGACGTGGTCACCGAGGTGGGCAAGGAATACCCCGACGTGGCGCTGGACCACATGTACGTGGACAACGCCGCCATGCAGCTGGTCAAAGCCCCCAAGAAATTCGACGTGCTGGTCACCGGCAACATGTTTGGCGACATCTTGAGCGATGCGGCGGCCATGCTCACCGGCTCCATCGGCATGCTGCCCTCGGCCAGCCTGAACGCGCAGAACCAGGGCCTGTACGAGCCCAGCCACGGCAGCGCGCCGGACATCGCGGGCAAGGGCATCGCCAATCCATTGGCTACAATATTGAGTGCTGCCATGATGTTACGTTTCTCACTCCAACAAGCCGACGCTGCCGACCGTATCGAGTCTGCAGTGCAATCCGTGCTTGCCCAAGGTTTGCGCACCGTGGACATCTATTCCGCAGGCACAACCAAGGTGGGTACGCGGGAAATGGGTGACGCTGTTGTTGCCGCAATTACCAAGACAACCAAAGGCTGA
- the sdhB gene encoding succinate dehydrogenase iron-sulfur subunit, with protein sequence MTKRTFQIYRYDPDTDAKPYMQTIEIELDGHERMLLDALIKLKQQDPTLSFRRSCREGVCGSDAMNINGKNGLACLTNMLTLPGTIVLKPLPGLPVIRDLIVDMTDFFKQYNSIKPYLVNESLPPERERLQSPEERDELNGLYECILCASCSTSCPSFWWNPDKFVGPAGLLQAYRFIADSRDDSTAARLDNLEDPYRLFRCHTIMNCVDVCPKGLNPTKAIGKIKELMVRRAI encoded by the coding sequence ATGACCAAACGCACCTTCCAGATCTACCGCTACGACCCGGACACCGATGCCAAGCCCTACATGCAGACCATCGAGATCGAACTCGACGGCCACGAACGCATGCTGCTGGACGCGCTGATCAAGCTCAAACAGCAAGACCCCACCCTGTCGTTCCGCCGCTCCTGCCGCGAAGGCGTGTGTGGCTCGGACGCGATGAACATCAACGGCAAGAACGGCCTGGCCTGTCTGACCAATATGCTCACGCTGCCCGGCACCATCGTGCTCAAGCCGCTGCCCGGCCTGCCGGTGATCCGCGATTTGATCGTGGACATGACCGACTTTTTCAAGCAGTACAACTCGATCAAGCCGTATCTGGTGAACGAGAGCCTGCCGCCCGAGCGCGAACGCCTGCAAAGCCCGGAAGAGCGCGACGAATTGAACGGCCTGTACGAGTGCATTCTGTGCGCCAGCTGCTCCACCAGCTGCCCCAGCTTCTGGTGGAACCCCGACAAGTTCGTCGGCCCCGCCGGTCTGCTGCAGGCCTACCGCTTCATCGCCGACAGCCGCGACGACAGCACCGCGGCCCGCCTGGACAACCTGGAAGACCCGTACCGCCTGTTCCGCTGCCACACCATCATGAACTGCGTGGACGTGTGCCCCAAGGGCCTGAACCCCACCAAGGCCATCGGCAAGATCAAAGAGCTGATGGTGCGTCGCGCCATCTAA